From Zea mays cultivar B73 chromosome 3, Zm-B73-REFERENCE-NAM-5.0, whole genome shotgun sequence:
TTGGCTAGCCGGAGTGGCTAGCTAAGTTTGGCTAGAGACGAGGCTAATTTGAAGAGCTGGATGACTTGACGAGTTAAATAGCTAGTCTGTTGAAGAGTTAGGACATCTTTGGCATAGTTCTGCTATATCCAGAGCAGCTCTACTCCAAAACTCTGGGTGGAGTAGTTCTGCTCTAGAGTTAAGATTGTTTCTCATAACCGGTGGCAATGACGAGTAAATAACTCCAAACTCCATGACTAGGTTGCTTTTTTGAGTTTTTAGAGTAAcaaaagaggtactccaaaaaaTTGTGTTGCAGCTCCAAAAACTCCATAGAGTTTACAACTCTGGAGTTAAGGTGTTTGGCATGCCCTGGACAGCTCCTCCTTAGAGTTTTGCTCTGGAGCTATGCCAAACACGCCCTTAGTTTGCTGTTGATTAGCTAAAATTTAGCTAAACGAGCCATTTGACTAGTCTTTTGGAGATGCTTTAAGTCaggaaccaaacaccccttagagcatctccaataaaAAATACTAAAATAGATCTCTAAAATTTGAAATAAGACTGTATTTAAAATATTTAGGGTCTTAAAATAAATTTTTACTCCAACGGTTGGACCATAAATAATGCTATTTCGAAAATAAATCATATTTTTAGGAAATAAATATTGTAGATTAAGAGAAAACAAGGATGAGGCTCCAATATGTAGGGTACTATATTTATGGCATGTTTGGCATAGCTCTGCTCCACTTCAGAGCAGCTCTACTTTACTCTAGGTGGAGCGGCTCTGGTCCAGAGTTTAGATTGCTATCTCATAACCAGTGGCGGATAAATAACTCCAAACTTCATGTCTAAATTGATTTTTAGAGTTTTCGGAGCagcaaaagaggtactccaaaaaaTTGTACTACAACTCTAAAAACTCAATAGAGTTTACAACTCTGAAGTTAGGGTATTTGACACTTGACAGACTCTGACCAGCTCTTTCTTCGAGTTTTGCTCTGTAACCATATCAAACACGTCTTTAGAACTCGAGAGCTCGAGCCTTATAATCGTTTGATGAatttctatactatacttaaagcaccagtttcaacggtcgtcccgcgtTATTTTTTCTAAATAACCCCAcacatctatttcaaattaacttgatgcacgcctatagatggccaaacgacgGTCCGGCATGGGCCAGACGCCCACGGGCCACAACTCTGGCACTGGCACGTCATGCCGACCTACTAACTGTGCTGGGCCAACCCGTTAGCCCGCCGACCCATTTGATTAATCAGCATACTCATTTATCCGTCGTCCGTCCAGGACGAGAAGCAGATCAattatctatatctatactatacttaaagcacaaatttcaacggtcgtcccgcgtcattttttttacaaataaccccttacagctatttcaaattaaccaacccgctgcacgcctatagatggccaaacagcGGCCCGGCACGAGCCAGACGCCCGCGGGTCACAACTCTGGCCCAGACACGTCATGTCGACCTGctgactgtgtcgggccagcccatTAGCCtgtcggcccatttgattaaatcagcgtaaaatgttaaaaaacggtggAGTTCGAACCCAtgtcctgatggaagaagggcgagaGACATTGGATGAAGCTGTCTAACTAGTAGAACATCATGCGTAgatatttttaatattgaatataaattatatatatatatatgtatatacatttttttgtaaaataaaaaaaatataatcatgtcgagccgggccagcactacgggccgaggctacagcccaagcacgacacgtcgTTTTTGGCTCTTGTAAGCATTAGGTCGTTACGTCACGTCGTTTTTGGCTCTtgtaagcattaggtcgtttctcagaccacattggcgcaagggactcaatggtgtttgaggttgctaaattggatggagcaacaatgatttgtcacactaacagtaaaatgaaaggttatttgttggttttaaacgttagtaattgctatgaagtagcataatttatcttGTAAGCATTAGGTCGTTACGTCACGTCGTTTTTGGCTCTtgtaagcattaggtcgtttctcagaccacattggcgcaagggactcaatggtgtttgaggttgctaaattggatggagcagcaatgatttgtcacactaacagtaaaatgaaaggttatttgttggttttaaacgttagtaattgctatgaagtagcataatttatgtgGAGTGCATCTAGCTTTTATTAATGTCTgattttagcaatcactccatattttgatctatcttttttataagtttgagttcatgtaacttattttagaaacttgagcccacaaactttctcttatttggtctctgtatgatgaAATTATcttattttataatctctgttcgttcagtcgGTCGTTCTGAACTCTCTTCtgatctaatcgctcacttcattgagcGTGTTGTACCAAAACATATtagatggagtaaacaataacatcagttagccaaataaaaaatattatacggatagcggagacaattaataaaaaatcttgaattttttttgGTGAATAGTTTATATGGGTATAGTTATAAACCGTCGCAATGCACGGTCAACCGACTAGTTTTTAAATAAAGACACTGTTGAAAGACGTTTTACAATCCTAAATCGtatattttaaaatataattttatTTAGTACCCCTCTTGGAAATGCTCTAAAACATCCGATTGCCTCCCGATGTAGGCTGGTGGGGGCATGTGCCATGTGGACGCAGCCGATTACCTCCCGAATTCGTGTCCATCAAATAACCCACGCGCACCCTTCACCCATATGCGATATGCCTGTCGCCGTCCTGGCCAGCATGTTTTTAGCGCGCAATTATTACCATGTTACTGCCAGATCAGCACACTTCTCCGTCCATCGCGCGCGCAGGCTACAAAGACGAACGAACTCGCAGCCGCCACGCCTCAAACAGCGGCAACCGACCGACGGAACGAAGCAGCCGGTCGCGGTGCCGATGGACAAGCGCGGCAGCTTCGGGGGGACCTCGTCCGACGACGTGGAGGCGCCGCTGCTCCCGCCGCCCGCGCGCGACGACGGGGCACAGGAGTTGCGGTTGCCGCCGTCCTGGGTGCGCGCGCTGCTCGCGCACAGGTATCCGGCCGTGGCGGCTGGCCCCGCGGCAGCAGCGGCCGTGTGCGCGCTCGTGGACCTCGCCGTCGGCGGGGGCGCCCACGCCCACCACCACCGAGAGGCGCGCAACATGCTCGCAGTGCTCGCCTGGGTCTTCCTCTGGTGGGTCACGGGCGCCGTGCCGCTGGCCGTCGCCTCCATGGCGCCGCTCTTCCTCTTCCCGCTGTTCGGCGTCTCCTCCGCGGACGCCGTCGCCAAGGCCTACATGGACGACGTCATCTCGCTCGTCCTCGGCAGCTTCATACTCGCTCTCGCCATCGAACACTACCAAATCCACCGCCGCCTCGCTCTCAACGTACGCGCCGCCCTCCCCCCGATTCCCTGCCTAATCGATGGTCACTAACTCCTCACCGTGTGGGTCTGGCCATCTGGGCACGCGCGCAGATCACGTCGCTCTTCTGCGGGGACCCGGTGCGGCCGCCGCTGTTGCTGCTGGGCATCACCGGCACCACTTTCTTCGTCAGCATGTGGATCCACAACACGGCGTGCACGGTCATGATGATGCCCGTGGCGACGGGGATCCTGCAGAGGCTGCCGCGCGGGGGCGCCGGGGCCGGGACCGGGGCGCACGACGAGGTCCGCCGCTTCTCCAAGGCCGTGGTGCTCGGCGTCGTGTACGCGTCGGCCATCGGCGGGATGGCCACGCTGGCGGGCACCGGCGTCAACATCATCCTCGTCGGTATGTGGTCCACCTACTTCCCGGAGCAGGAGCCCATCACCTTTAGCTCCTGGATGTCCTTCGGCCTCCCCATGGCGCTCATCCTCTTCTTGGCACTCTGGATCACACTCTGCCTCATGTTCTGCTCCAACAACACGGGAAAGGCACTCTCCGGTTACCTGGACAGAAGCCATCTCAGAAGAGAGCTCAGCTTGTTAGGTAGTACAGTATCTAATAAGCATTTCTGTTTCTATCTAGTAAAGCTTTCCTTTCTGAAGCTTTGTCGACAAGATCTTCTTTATTTTACTCGCAATTAAAAGTATACCGCTGACTGAACATGGCATTCATCATTCAATATCTTTCCCACCATTTAGGAAACGTTACCCAACATTTGGGTCAGACCTCGGCACGTTTAAATTCCATGTTTCAGAACAATTCACTCATCCAGTGCAATCCAGGGGACTACTTATCTGAAGAAACTATTCTTCTGAACCATGCAGGTCCAATGGTATTTGCAGAGAAGATGGTCTTGGCAGTGTTTGGGGTAAATTCCACTTCTTTCCCAACGCATGTTCTACCTTATCTGTGTCATCGATTTTCTCTTCCAAAGATGGTCACATATTATACAGGGTTGCTCTTGTGTAACACACTGTAAATTTTGTAGGGTTTCTGACACACTGAAATGGATAAATTTTGCAGGGTCTAATTGTGCTATGGATGACTAGGAACCTTACAGCTGACATACCAGGGTGGGGGGCTCTCTTCCACAACAATGTCGGAGACGGAACAGTCACCGTAAGTGCACGCAGACGAAAAGTTATCAAGCCATGCATCTCTTAATCTCACAACTCACTCTCGGTTCAGATCATGATGGCCACGCTACTCTTCATAATTCCAAGCCGGAAGAACAAGGGCGAGAAACTGATGGACTGGGACAAGTGTAGGAAGCTCCAGTGGGACATTATCCTCCTCCTGGGGGCAGGATTCGCCATCGCTGAAGGCTTCAGGTCAAGCGGCCTGACCGACATCCTCTCTGACGGGCTCCGGTTCCTGAAGGGCGCAGAGACGGTGGTCATTGTACCTGTGGCCTGCATCGTCAGCGGTGTCGTCACAGAGTTCACGTCGGACGACGCGACCACgacgctgctgctccctctgtttgCTGAATTGGCCAAGGCGATCGATGTGCACCCAGCGCTGCTCATGGTTTCTGGAGCAGTTGGGGCTCAGCTTTCGTACTTGTTACCTACTGGATCACCGTCAAACGTAATTGGGTTCAGCACTGGCCACATTACCATCAAGGATCTCGTCACCACAGGGCTTCCCCTGAAACTTGTCGGAATCGCGGCTCTGACAGTCTTGATGCCAACTCTAGGTAACATAACAGCTGCACAAATCATGTCAAAGAACTAGTCACTAAATTCTGATTCTCTTCTTACTTGTACGATTATATGCAGGATCACAGGTTTTTGGCACAAACAGCAAGTTCTAGGAGCGGAATGCATATTGGACGGTTCATTCCTCCAAGCCCACGTTCTAGGAGCGGAATGCATATTTTGGACCGTTCATTCCTCGAAGCCCAGTTGTATATATGTACAGTACTTTCCCTTATCTTGTATCTACGGCCTAGTCAAGGTTAGTGGGAGGGTAAGGGTATACTCTTTGATCTGTACAAGGTCAAACATTGAGGATTGTATGCAATGCTCCAATCTGTGTGAAAATAGCTACAGGAGTGCTCCTTGAGAGCGAAATGAAGTCAAAGGGAGAGCAATTTAAAATTCAAGAGGAACTTCTCAGTCACAGCCCATCCTAACATGGAAGCTCAGTCATATTCCAAAACTTCAGCATACAAAGGATGATGGATTTGAAATGGAGAAAATTTCAGTGCAAATGTTGGATATGTCAGTACCCTACTCGTGCTGCTTTACACTGTCACAATTAAAGACAAATGATTAAATACGGGACCTGACTTTTAGGTTGAGATCTTTTGGGTCATAATAGCTCAGTAGATTAAAGTGCCACCTACCTATCACTACTATACTACATCTATGTTGGTATATGCTAGAACGTATCCACTATCCTAGGTTTTATTGTGGATATAGCCTACAAATATTTCAATAAATCGAAAAAGCAAATCAAGcagttatcataagaacaaacattccatCGCCTAAATACCGATAAtttttttttgtc
This genomic window contains:
- the LOC100281929 gene encoding tonoplast dicarboxylate transporter — encoded protein: MDKRGSFGGTSSDDVEAPLLPPPARDDGAQELRLPPSWVRALLAHRYPAVAAGPAAAAAVCALVDLAVGGGAHAHHHREARNMLAVLAWVFLWWVTGAVPLAVASMAPLFLFPLFGVSSADAVAKAYMDDVISLVLGSFILALAIEHYQIHRRLALNITSLFCGDPVRPPLLLLGITGTTFFVSMWIHNTACTVMMMPVATGILQRLPRGGAGAGTGAHDEVRRFSKAVVLGVVYASAIGGMATLAGTGVNIILVGMWSTYFPEQEPITFSSWMSFGLPMALILFLALWITLCLMFCSNNTGKALSGYLDRSHLRRELSLLGPMVFAEKMVLAVFGGLIVLWMTRNLTADIPGWGALFHNNVGDGTVTIMMATLLFIIPSRKNKGEKLMDWDKCRKLQWDIILLLGAGFAIAEGFRSSGLTDILSDGLRFLKGAETVVIVPVACIVSGVVTEFTSDDATTTLLLPLFAELAKAIDVHPALLMVSGAVGAQLSYLLPTGSPSNVIGFSTGHITIKDLVTTGLPLKLVGIAALTVLMPTLGSQVFGTNSKF